A stretch of the Chlorobiota bacterium genome encodes the following:
- a CDS encoding formimidoylglutamase produces the protein MLINSDRSLFFSKGDINDKRLGDIVCKNVDEITSETKIAIIGCPQDIGVKRNGGRIGSSKAPFEIRKSFYKLTPFDVETELSIPEGLIVDFGNIDVTGSLEKIHERLQNSVEFAISKNLTPIIIGGGHDITYPSCKGISNKFENVSIINFDPHLDARPCNPLRNSGTSFRMLIEEGIINPKNVIEFGIQSGVNSENQYRWMKEQGVNLFTLPRIRKGGFDNTLSEALEIALSTNALYTTIDIDSIMSAFAPGVSASATDGFTPNEILGLSRELGSQRKVICLDIAEVNLVYESDLRTSRLASQIILHFVFGYLERDFLQNTI, from the coding sequence ATGTTAATAAATTCTGATAGATCTTTATTTTTTTCAAAAGGAGATATTAATGATAAAAGGCTTGGAGATATTGTTTGTAAAAATGTTGATGAAATTACCAGTGAAACAAAAATTGCTATTATAGGATGTCCTCAAGATATAGGAGTAAAGCGTAACGGAGGAAGAATTGGTTCGTCAAAAGCTCCTTTTGAAATCAGAAAATCATTTTACAAACTAACTCCATTCGATGTTGAAACTGAGTTGTCTATACCCGAAGGACTGATAGTTGATTTCGGGAATATTGATGTAACTGGTTCATTAGAAAAAATACATGAAAGGTTGCAAAATAGTGTTGAATTTGCCATATCAAAAAATTTAACTCCAATAATTATCGGTGGTGGACATGATATAACTTACCCAAGTTGCAAAGGTATATCGAATAAATTTGAAAATGTTAGTATAATTAATTTTGATCCACACTTAGATGCAAGACCTTGCAACCCTTTAAGAAATTCTGGAACATCATTTAGAATGTTGATAGAAGAGGGAATAATAAATCCAAAAAATGTTATTGAGTTTGGAATTCAATCTGGAGTTAATTCAGAAAATCAATATAGATGGATGAAGGAACAAGGAGTTAATTTATTTACACTACCAAGAATTAGAAAAGGTGGATTTGATAATACATTATCAGAAGCATTGGAAATTGCATTATCAACTAATGCATTATATACAACTATAGACATTGATTCTATAATGTCAGCTTTTGCACCAGGAGTTTCTGCTTCAGCAACTGATGGTTTTACTCCCAATGAAATTTTAGGATTATCAAGAGAACTAGGTTCGCAAAGAAAAGTAATATGTCTTGATATTGCAGAGGTTAATTTAGTATATGAATCTGACTTGAGAACATCACGGCTTGCTTCTCAGATAATTCTACATTTTGTTTTTGGTTATCTTGAAAGAGATTTTCTGCAGAATACCATTTAA